One segment of Streptosporangium brasiliense DNA contains the following:
- a CDS encoding catalase yields the protein MTADDRTDKDRQLDEARVDFHGTNLTTDQGIRVDDTDNSLRAGERGPTLMEDFHFREKITHFDHERIPERVVHARGAGAYGYFEPYDDSLAAFTTARFLTTPGVRTPVFTRFSTVAGSRGSADTVRDVRGFATKFYTPQGNFDLVGNNMPVFFIQDGVKFPDFVHAVKPEPHNEIPQASSAHDTLWDFVQLQPETTHMMMWLMSDRALPRSYRMMQGFGVHTFRLVDAEGRGTFVKFHWRPKLGIHSLVWDETQKIAGKDPDFNRRDLWEAIESGNFPEWELGVQLVPEEDEHAFDFDLLDATKIIPEEQVPVRPVGRLVLDRNPDNFFAETEQVAFHLGNVVPGIDFTNDPLLQARLFSYLDTQLIRLGGPNFPQIPVNRPVAEVRNHHRDGYHQMTIPRGQASYHPNSLGAGCPAVDGAGAYTHYQERVDGDKIRKRSASFADHYSQATLFWNSMAGWEKAHIVAAFRFELGKVDHTHVREGVVRNLNHVDHDLAVLVAEGVGVEPPAGPAVPNHGHASPALSQDHAPVESVATRKIAILAADGVDAAQVEGVQAALTVMGAICEVLAARDGAVRGEDGEQVPVTRAMSTVASVLYDAVVVPGGKASVQALCEDGDAVHFVSEAFKHGKAVGAMGAGVELLEDARVGSSAQPGVVIDAEGNLEDFTSAFAAAAAAHRHPARDTQRMPA from the coding sequence ATGACCGCCGACGACCGTACGGACAAGGACCGGCAGCTGGACGAGGCCCGGGTCGACTTTCACGGCACCAACCTGACCACCGATCAAGGCATCCGGGTGGACGACACCGACAACTCGCTCAGGGCGGGCGAGCGGGGCCCGACGCTGATGGAGGACTTCCACTTCCGGGAGAAGATCACCCACTTCGACCACGAGCGGATCCCGGAGCGGGTGGTGCACGCCCGCGGCGCGGGGGCCTACGGCTATTTCGAGCCCTACGACGACTCGCTGGCCGCCTTCACCACCGCGCGGTTCCTCACCACGCCGGGAGTGCGGACCCCGGTCTTCACCCGCTTCTCCACGGTGGCCGGCTCGCGGGGGTCCGCCGACACGGTGCGTGACGTGCGCGGCTTCGCCACCAAGTTCTACACCCCGCAGGGCAACTTCGACCTCGTGGGCAACAACATGCCGGTCTTCTTCATCCAGGACGGCGTCAAGTTCCCCGACTTCGTGCACGCGGTGAAGCCCGAGCCGCACAACGAGATCCCGCAGGCGTCCTCGGCCCACGACACGCTGTGGGACTTCGTGCAGCTGCAGCCCGAGACCACCCACATGATGATGTGGCTGATGTCGGACCGGGCGCTGCCCCGCAGCTACCGGATGATGCAGGGCTTCGGGGTGCACACCTTCCGCCTCGTCGACGCCGAGGGCCGCGGCACCTTCGTGAAGTTCCACTGGAGGCCCAAGCTCGGCATCCACTCACTCGTCTGGGACGAGACCCAGAAGATCGCCGGCAAGGACCCCGACTTCAACCGCAGGGACCTGTGGGAGGCGATCGAGAGCGGGAACTTCCCCGAGTGGGAGCTCGGCGTCCAGCTCGTGCCGGAGGAGGACGAGCACGCCTTCGACTTCGACCTCCTGGACGCCACGAAGATCATTCCGGAGGAGCAGGTGCCGGTGCGGCCGGTCGGGCGCCTGGTGCTCGACCGCAACCCCGACAACTTCTTCGCCGAGACCGAGCAGGTCGCCTTCCATCTCGGCAACGTCGTGCCGGGCATCGACTTCACCAACGACCCGCTGCTGCAGGCCCGGCTGTTCTCCTATCTCGACACCCAGCTGATCAGGCTCGGCGGGCCGAACTTCCCGCAGATCCCGGTCAACCGGCCGGTGGCCGAGGTGCGCAACCACCATCGCGACGGCTACCACCAGATGACCATCCCCCGGGGCCAGGCGAGCTACCACCCCAACTCCCTCGGCGCCGGCTGCCCGGCGGTCGACGGCGCGGGCGCCTACACCCACTACCAGGAACGGGTGGACGGCGACAAGATCCGCAAGCGCAGCGCGAGCTTCGCCGACCACTACAGTCAGGCCACCCTGTTCTGGAACAGCATGGCCGGCTGGGAGAAGGCGCACATCGTCGCGGCCTTCCGCTTCGAGCTCGGCAAGGTGGACCACACCCACGTGCGCGAGGGCGTGGTCCGCAACCTCAACCACGTCGACCACGACCTGGCCGTCCTGGTCGCCGAGGGCGTCGGGGTGGAGCCGCCCGCCGGGCCCGCCGTGCCCAACCACGGCCACGCCTCCCCCGCCCTCAGCCAGGACCACGCCCCGGTGGAGAGCGTCGCCACCAGGAAGATCGCCATTCTCGCCGCCGACGGCGTCGACGCCGCCCAGGTCGAGGGCGTGCAGGCGGCGCTCACCGTCATGGGGGCGATCTGCGAGGTGCTGGCCGCGCGGGACGGCGCGGTACGGGGCGAGGACGGTGAGCAGGTCCCGGTGACCCGCGCGATGAGCACCGTGGCCTCGGTGCTCTACGACGCCGTGGTGGTGCCCGGCGGGAAGGCGAGCGTGCAGGCCCTGTGCGAGGACGGCGACGCCGTGCACTTCGTCTCGGAGGCGTTCAAGCACGGCAAGGCCGTCGGAGCCATGGGCGCCGGGGTGGAGCTGCTGGAGGACGCGCGGGTCGGATCCTCCGCGCAGCCGGGAGTGGTCATCGACGCCGAGGGGAACCTGGAGGACTTCACCTCGGCCTTCGCCGCGGCGGCCGCCGCCCACCGCCATCCCGCACGCGACACCCAGCGGATGCCGGCGTGA
- a CDS encoding NAD-dependent epimerase/dehydratase family protein: MRVVVVGATGNVGTSVVSALASDQNVTSIVGLARRLPDWQPDKTTWHAVDVSTGDLAPHFAGADAVVHLAWLFQPTRDPVATWRVNVLGSVRVLEAAAERNVPVVVHASSVGAYSPGPKNRPVTEEWPTHGWPGAAYGREKAYVERLLDVFERDHPDTRVVRLRPGFIFKREAATEQRRLFGGPFVPQRLMRPRLIPFVPDTPGLMFQALHAEDAGEAYRLAVTRPVSGAFNLAADPVIEPSVLAELLDARLVPVPGWVLRNTAALAWHMRLVPAAPGLVDLVLRVPIMDVTRARTELGWQPRHTAVEALRELLEGLRSAAGMDTPPLSSHAGGPARIGEVSSGVGGRP, from the coding sequence ATGCGTGTAGTAGTCGTCGGCGCGACCGGGAACGTGGGCACGAGCGTGGTGTCCGCCCTCGCCTCCGACCAGAACGTCACATCCATCGTGGGCCTGGCCCGCCGGCTGCCGGACTGGCAGCCGGACAAGACCACCTGGCACGCCGTGGACGTCTCCACCGGCGACCTGGCGCCGCATTTCGCCGGGGCGGACGCGGTCGTGCACCTGGCGTGGCTGTTCCAGCCCACCCGCGACCCGGTGGCGACCTGGCGGGTCAACGTCCTGGGCAGCGTGCGGGTCCTCGAGGCCGCGGCGGAGCGGAACGTCCCCGTCGTGGTCCACGCCTCGTCGGTGGGCGCCTACTCCCCCGGCCCGAAGAACCGGCCGGTGACCGAGGAGTGGCCCACCCACGGCTGGCCGGGTGCCGCCTACGGCAGGGAGAAGGCGTACGTGGAGCGCCTGCTCGACGTGTTCGAGCGTGACCACCCGGACACCAGGGTCGTGCGGCTACGGCCGGGCTTCATCTTCAAGCGGGAGGCGGCGACCGAGCAGCGCCGGCTGTTCGGGGGACCGTTCGTGCCGCAGCGGCTGATGCGGCCGCGTCTGATCCCCTTCGTGCCCGACACCCCCGGGCTCATGTTCCAGGCGCTCCACGCCGAGGACGCCGGCGAGGCCTACCGCCTGGCGGTCACCCGGCCGGTGTCGGGCGCCTTCAACCTCGCCGCCGATCCCGTGATCGAACCGTCCGTGCTGGCCGAGCTGCTCGACGCCCGGCTGGTGCCCGTCCCGGGCTGGGTGCTCAGGAACACCGCCGCCCTCGCCTGGCACATGCGTCTGGTCCCCGCCGCGCCCGGCCTGGTCGACCTGGTGCTCAGAGTACCGATCATGGATGTCACCCGCGCCCGCACCGAGCTCGGCTGGCAGCCCCGCCACACGGCGGTCGAGGCGCTGCGGGAGCTGCTGGAGGGCCTGCGCTCCGCCGCGGGGATGGACACCCCGCCCCTGTCGTCCCACGCCGGCGGCCCGGCGCGGATCGGCGAGGTGTCGAGCGGGGTCGGCGGACGGCCGTAG
- a CDS encoding DUF4097 family beta strand repeat-containing protein, whose protein sequence is MTLRTPHLMTAGLVLLAAAGCGLGSTGRERHDSREFPYSAAELVIRATGTPVRLEPGVAGTLEVDRRLKGKAADEGNSSWTLKGGTLTVGAVCSGIVIDCDAQYTVKVPPGVAVEVDGDDDVSAVRLTRALNATSRGGDVRTDAVSGPMRLVSRSGKVTARRIGSSDVTARSSDGLVALYFTTVPSRVEAVSGSGTVDVVVPRTGDTYRVTVSSKDGRATSRVPRASTAPRSLNARSGEGDVRVRQAGQD, encoded by the coding sequence GTGACTCTCCGAACCCCACATCTGATGACGGCCGGCCTCGTCCTCCTGGCGGCCGCCGGCTGCGGCCTCGGTTCCACCGGCCGTGAGCGGCACGACTCCCGGGAGTTCCCCTACTCCGCGGCGGAGCTGGTGATCAGGGCGACGGGCACGCCGGTCCGCCTCGAACCCGGCGTCGCCGGCACGCTCGAGGTCGACAGGCGGCTCAAGGGCAAGGCCGCCGACGAGGGCAACTCGTCGTGGACGCTGAAGGGCGGCACCCTGACGGTGGGCGCCGTCTGCTCCGGCATCGTGATCGACTGCGACGCCCAGTACACGGTCAAGGTGCCGCCGGGCGTGGCGGTCGAGGTCGACGGCGACGACGACGTGAGCGCCGTCCGCCTCACCCGGGCGCTGAACGCCACCAGCCGCGGCGGCGACGTGCGCACCGACGCCGTCTCCGGGCCGATGCGCCTGGTCAGCCGGAGCGGCAAGGTGACCGCGCGGCGGATCGGCTCCTCCGACGTCACGGCGCGCTCGTCCGACGGCCTCGTCGCCCTGTACTTCACCACGGTCCCCAGCCGGGTGGAGGCCGTCTCCGGCAGCGGGACCGTCGACGTGGTGGTGCCGAGGACCGGCGACACCTACCGCGTCACGGTCTCCAGCAAGGATGGCAGGGCCACCTCACGCGTGCCCCGGGCCTCCACCGCCCCGCGCTCGCTGAACGCGCGTTCCGGCGAAGGCGACGTCCGCGTACGGCAGGCCGGGCAGGACTGA
- a CDS encoding DUF427 domain-containing protein — MATARWNGEIIAESDETRVVEGNHYFPVESVSPQYLKPSETTTVCPWKGTANYYTLHVDGADNPDAAWYYAEPKPEAAHIKGYVAFWKGVEVTG, encoded by the coding sequence ATGGCAACTGCGCGCTGGAACGGCGAGATCATCGCAGAGAGCGACGAGACCCGGGTCGTGGAGGGCAACCACTACTTCCCCGTCGAATCGGTGTCCCCGCAATACCTGAAGCCGTCGGAGACCACCACGGTCTGCCCCTGGAAGGGGACGGCGAACTACTACACGCTGCACGTCGACGGCGCGGACAACCCCGACGCCGCCTGGTACTACGCGGAACCCAAGCCGGAGGCCGCCCACATCAAGGGCTACGTGGCCTTCTGGAAGGGCGTGGAGGTCACCGGCTGA
- a CDS encoding FAD-dependent monooxygenase has protein sequence MEIAIVGGGLGGLAAALLLRQAGVEATVYEQATELREVGAGIVVAPNMVRPLVRAGLGERLAESAVALETAWEFRRWQDGRVLFSQRMGEECRRLYGTDCYVAHRADLLTMLLEALPEDAVRLDRRLTGLRQDGREVELVLTDGRGGTTTVVADAVVGADGIHSTVRPAVVTEDPARFSRLCAYRCLVPAENAPELALRPVQSLWLGPGRHFVHYPISGGRLVNVVAIVPAGDWRIESWTADGRVEDLAREFETWDPRLGQLITSATGTKRWALYDRSPLERWTDGRVTLLGDAAHAMLPFFGQGACQAVEDAAVLAACLRGATRETAARALLRYEEIRRPRASQVQLMSRGREVHNHLPDGPAQRERDAAFAGGDPLRQNSWIYGHDLEADLVG, from the coding sequence GTGGAGATCGCCATCGTCGGAGGAGGGCTCGGCGGCCTGGCCGCCGCCCTGCTGCTGAGGCAGGCCGGCGTCGAGGCCACCGTCTACGAGCAGGCCACCGAGCTGCGAGAGGTCGGGGCGGGCATCGTCGTCGCCCCCAACATGGTCCGCCCCCTGGTGCGGGCCGGGCTCGGCGAGCGGCTGGCGGAGTCCGCGGTGGCCCTGGAGACGGCCTGGGAGTTCCGGCGCTGGCAGGACGGGCGGGTGCTGTTCTCCCAGCGGATGGGGGAGGAGTGCCGGCGGCTGTACGGCACCGACTGCTACGTCGCGCACCGGGCCGACCTGCTGACCATGCTGCTGGAGGCGCTGCCCGAGGACGCGGTACGGCTCGACCGGCGGCTGACCGGCCTGCGGCAGGACGGCCGGGAGGTCGAGCTGGTCCTCACCGACGGACGGGGAGGGACCACGACGGTGGTCGCCGACGCGGTCGTCGGCGCCGACGGGATCCACTCCACCGTCCGGCCCGCGGTCGTCACCGAGGACCCGGCGCGCTTCTCCCGCCTGTGCGCCTACCGGTGCCTGGTCCCGGCCGAGAACGCGCCCGAGCTGGCGCTGCGGCCGGTCCAGTCGCTGTGGCTGGGGCCGGGCCGGCACTTCGTCCACTACCCGATCAGCGGGGGACGCCTGGTCAACGTCGTCGCGATCGTGCCGGCCGGCGACTGGCGGATCGAGTCGTGGACGGCCGACGGCCGGGTCGAGGACCTGGCGCGGGAGTTCGAGACGTGGGATCCCCGGCTCGGGCAGCTGATCACCTCGGCGACCGGCACCAAACGCTGGGCCCTGTACGACCGCAGTCCGCTGGAGCGCTGGACCGACGGGCGGGTCACCCTCCTGGGGGACGCCGCCCACGCGATGCTGCCCTTCTTCGGGCAGGGCGCCTGCCAGGCGGTCGAGGACGCGGCGGTCCTGGCGGCCTGCCTCCGGGGGGCCACGCGCGAGACGGCGGCGCGGGCGCTGCTGCGTTATGAGGAGATCCGCCGGCCCCGGGCGTCCCAGGTCCAGCTCATGAGCCGCGGCCGGGAGGTGCACAACCACCTGCCCGACGGCCCCGCCCAGCGTGAGCGCGACGCGGCCTTCGCCGGCGGCGACCCGCTGCGGCAGAACTCCTGGATCTACGGCCACGACCTGGAGGCCGACCTGGTCGGCTGA
- a CDS encoding SAM-dependent methyltransferase, with translation MTELERVPPGVDPNVPSSARVYDYLLGGKDNLAVDRAVAGRLLAVAPDTRLVARANRDFLVRAVRLMAERGVRQFIDLGTGIPTSPSVHEVAGKIGPPASVVYVDHDPVVHLHTEVLLALDENVAGVQADIRRPGAVLGDPRVAALIDFAQPVGVLMVGVLHFVTEAEDPAGIVAAFRERMAAGSHLAFSHAMAESSPEAVAQLTAATAGSPAQPTFRSRERVLALLDGFELVEPGLVPVQDWRGGDDLPPLLRPELPQLRVDGAVGRLA, from the coding sequence GTGACGGAGTTGGAGCGCGTTCCCCCCGGCGTCGACCCCAACGTGCCGAGCTCCGCGCGTGTCTACGACTACCTCCTGGGCGGCAAGGACAATCTCGCCGTCGACCGGGCCGTCGCCGGGCGGCTGCTGGCGGTGGCGCCCGACACCCGTCTGGTGGCCCGGGCCAACCGGGACTTCCTGGTCCGGGCCGTGCGCCTCATGGCGGAGCGGGGCGTCCGGCAGTTCATCGATCTCGGCACCGGCATACCGACCTCGCCCAGCGTGCACGAGGTCGCCGGCAAGATCGGCCCTCCGGCCTCCGTGGTCTACGTCGACCACGACCCCGTCGTGCACCTGCACACCGAGGTGCTGCTCGCCCTCGACGAGAACGTGGCGGGCGTCCAGGCCGACATCCGCCGTCCCGGCGCCGTCCTCGGCGACCCGCGGGTCGCCGCGCTCATCGACTTCGCCCAGCCGGTCGGCGTGCTGATGGTGGGGGTGCTGCACTTCGTCACCGAGGCCGAGGACCCGGCCGGCATCGTCGCCGCCTTCCGGGAGCGCATGGCCGCCGGCAGCCACCTGGCGTTCTCCCATGCGATGGCCGAGAGCTCGCCGGAGGCGGTGGCCCAGCTGACGGCCGCCACGGCCGGCTCCCCCGCCCAGCCGACCTTCCGCTCCCGCGAGCGGGTGCTCGCGCTGCTCGACGGGTTCGAGCTGGTGGAGCCGGGTCTGGTCCCCGTGCAGGACTGGCGCGGCGGCGACGACCTCCCGCCGCTCCTCCGCCCCGAGCTGCCGCAGCTCAGGGTCGACGGCGCCGTGGGCCGCCTGGCGTAG
- a CDS encoding phosphoketolase family protein, protein MDALAHIDAYWRAANYLSVGQIYLLDNPLLEEPLRPEHIKPRLLGHWGTTPGLNFCFAHLNRIIRERGQDMIYIAGPGHGGPAAVAHAWLEGSYTHRYPDVGQDAEGMRRLFRQFSFPGGIPSHVAPEVPGSIHEGGELGYSLAHAYGAAFDNPGLAVACVIGDGEAETGPLAAGWHSNKFLDRGRDGAVLPILHLNGYKIANPTVLARIPEEELVKLIEGYGYRPHIVSGDDPAVMHGLMAETLDTVFDEIAEFRDGRAERLPMIVLRTPKGWTGPREVDGLPVEGTWRAHQVPLSEVRQNAEHRAMLEEWMRSYRPEELFDAQGRPVAEILRTVPEGPRRMSANPHANGGELLKPLVLPDFRDHAVEVKSPAAQPSEPTKVLGRLLRDVIAANPENFRLMGPDETASNRLSAVFEATDRAWDAEILPTDENLGPGGRVMEVLSEHLCQGWLEGYLLTGRHGLFNCYEAFIHIVDAMFNQHAKWLESSHKITWRRPVASLNYLLSSHVWRQDHNGFSHQDPGFIDVVMNKKASVVRIYLPPDANTLLSVADHCLRSRDYVNLVVAGKQPVLDLFPMEEAIAHCTRGLGILEWASTDAGVEPDVVLACAGDVPTLETLAAAALLREHLPELRVRVVNVVDLMRLQPPSEHPHGMSDAEFDTLFTADRPIIFNFHGYPWSIHRLTYRRHGHHNIHVRGYKEEGTTTTPFDMVMLNDIDRFHLVMDVIDRVPGLAARAAHLRQHMSDERLRARAHTREYGEDPAEIRDWSWPY, encoded by the coding sequence ATGGATGCACTCGCGCACATCGACGCCTACTGGCGGGCGGCCAACTACCTGTCGGTCGGCCAGATCTACCTGCTGGACAACCCGCTGCTGGAGGAACCGCTCCGTCCCGAGCACATCAAGCCCCGGCTGCTGGGCCACTGGGGGACCACTCCGGGGCTGAACTTCTGCTTCGCGCACCTCAACCGGATCATCCGGGAACGCGGCCAGGACATGATCTACATCGCCGGGCCCGGGCACGGCGGCCCGGCGGCGGTCGCCCACGCCTGGCTGGAGGGCTCCTACACCCACAGGTATCCCGACGTCGGGCAGGACGCCGAGGGCATGCGCCGGCTGTTCCGGCAGTTCTCCTTCCCCGGCGGCATCCCCAGCCACGTCGCGCCCGAGGTCCCGGGCTCCATCCACGAGGGCGGCGAGCTCGGCTACTCGCTGGCCCACGCCTACGGCGCCGCCTTCGACAACCCCGGTCTGGCCGTGGCCTGCGTGATCGGCGACGGCGAGGCCGAGACCGGGCCGCTGGCCGCCGGCTGGCACTCCAACAAGTTCCTCGACCGCGGACGCGACGGCGCCGTCCTGCCGATCCTGCACCTGAACGGCTACAAGATCGCGAACCCGACCGTCCTGGCCCGCATCCCCGAGGAGGAGCTGGTCAAGCTCATCGAGGGCTACGGCTACCGCCCGCACATCGTCTCCGGCGACGATCCGGCGGTCATGCACGGGCTGATGGCCGAGACCCTCGACACGGTCTTCGACGAGATCGCCGAGTTCAGGGACGGCCGTGCCGAGCGACTGCCGATGATCGTGCTGCGCACGCCCAAGGGCTGGACCGGCCCGCGCGAGGTGGACGGCCTCCCGGTCGAGGGCACCTGGCGGGCCCACCAGGTGCCGCTGTCGGAGGTCCGCCAGAACGCCGAGCACCGGGCGATGCTGGAGGAGTGGATGCGCTCCTACCGGCCGGAGGAGCTCTTCGACGCCCAGGGCAGGCCCGTCGCGGAGATCCTCCGGACCGTGCCCGAGGGGCCGCGCCGGATGAGCGCCAACCCGCACGCCAACGGAGGTGAGCTGCTCAAGCCGCTGGTGCTGCCCGACTTCCGCGACCACGCCGTCGAGGTCAAGTCCCCCGCCGCCCAGCCGAGCGAGCCGACCAAGGTCCTGGGTCGCCTCCTGCGCGACGTCATCGCCGCCAACCCGGAGAACTTCCGGCTGATGGGACCCGACGAGACCGCCTCCAACCGGCTGTCGGCGGTGTTCGAGGCCACCGACCGGGCGTGGGACGCCGAGATACTGCCGACCGACGAGAACCTCGGCCCGGGCGGCCGGGTCATGGAGGTGCTCAGCGAGCACCTGTGCCAGGGCTGGCTGGAGGGCTACCTGCTGACCGGCCGGCACGGCCTGTTCAACTGCTACGAGGCGTTCATCCACATCGTCGACGCGATGTTCAACCAGCACGCCAAGTGGCTGGAGTCGTCCCACAAGATCACCTGGCGCCGTCCGGTGGCCTCGCTCAACTACCTGCTCTCCTCGCACGTGTGGCGCCAGGACCACAACGGCTTCAGCCACCAGGACCCCGGGTTCATCGACGTGGTGATGAACAAGAAGGCGTCGGTGGTCCGGATCTACCTGCCGCCGGACGCCAACACCCTGCTCTCGGTCGCCGACCACTGCCTGCGCTCGCGCGACTACGTCAACCTCGTCGTCGCCGGCAAGCAGCCGGTGCTCGACCTCTTCCCGATGGAGGAGGCGATCGCGCACTGCACCCGCGGCCTGGGCATCCTGGAGTGGGCCTCCACCGACGCGGGGGTCGAGCCCGACGTGGTCCTGGCCTGCGCCGGTGACGTGCCCACCCTGGAGACCCTCGCCGCCGCCGCGCTGCTGCGCGAGCACCTGCCCGAGCTGAGGGTCCGGGTGGTCAACGTCGTCGACCTGATGCGGCTGCAGCCGCCGTCCGAGCATCCGCACGGCATGTCCGACGCCGAGTTCGACACCCTGTTCACCGCCGACCGGCCGATCATCTTCAACTTCCACGGCTATCCCTGGTCGATCCACCGCCTGACCTACCGGCGGCACGGACACCACAACATCCACGTGCGCGGCTACAAGGAGGAGGGCACCACCACCACCCCGTTCGACATGGTGATGCTCAACGACATCGACCGCTTCCACCTGGTGATGGACGTCATCGACCGGGTCCCCGGCCTGGCCGCCAGAGCGGCGCACCTGCGCCAGCACATGTCCGACGAGCGGCTGCGCGCCCGTGCCCACACCCGCGAGTACGGCGAGGACCCGGCGGAGATCCGCGACTGGAGCTGGCCGTACTGA
- a CDS encoding alpha/beta fold hydrolase yields the protein MFEGFKEERVGTGEAELFVRHGGSGPPVLLLHGHPRTHATWHRVAPLLAGDFTVVCPDLRGYGRSSKPASTADHEPYSKRAMARDCAALMRVLGHGRFAVVGHDRGTYVAQRLALDHPDVITRLVVIDGVPIGEALARADARFAAAWWHWFFLGQTARPAERVINADPDAWYGGTPEAMGAEAYEDYRRAIHDPATVHAMCEDYRAGLGLDRAADDADRRAGRRIACPTLFLWATGDDMEALYGDPLAIWRGWADDLRGAPIGSGHHVAEEAPAELAAELLRFLGGPHV from the coding sequence ATGTTCGAGGGCTTCAAGGAAGAGCGGGTGGGCACGGGCGAGGCCGAGCTGTTCGTGCGGCACGGCGGCTCCGGGCCGCCCGTGCTGCTCCTGCACGGCCACCCCCGCACCCACGCGACCTGGCACCGCGTCGCGCCGCTGCTCGCCGGAGACTTCACCGTGGTCTGCCCGGACCTGCGCGGCTACGGCAGGTCGTCCAAACCGGCGAGCACCGCCGACCACGAGCCCTACTCCAAGAGGGCGATGGCCCGTGACTGCGCCGCGCTGATGCGCGTGCTCGGTCACGGGCGCTTCGCCGTCGTGGGCCACGACCGGGGTACCTACGTGGCCCAGCGGTTGGCCCTGGACCACCCGGACGTGATCACCCGTCTCGTCGTGATCGACGGGGTGCCGATCGGCGAGGCGCTGGCCCGGGCCGACGCCAGGTTCGCCGCCGCCTGGTGGCACTGGTTCTTCCTCGGCCAGACGGCCAGGCCCGCCGAACGGGTGATCAACGCCGACCCCGACGCCTGGTACGGCGGGACCCCGGAGGCGATGGGCGCCGAGGCGTACGAGGACTACCGGCGGGCGATCCACGACCCGGCCACGGTCCACGCGATGTGCGAGGACTACCGGGCCGGACTCGGCCTGGACCGGGCCGCCGACGACGCCGACCGCCGGGCCGGCCGCCGGATCGCCTGCCCCACGCTGTTCCTGTGGGCCACCGGCGACGACATGGAGGCTCTCTACGGGGACCCGCTGGCGATCTGGCGCGGCTGGGCCGACGACCTGCGCGGCGCGCCGATCGGCTCCGGCCACCACGTCGCGGAGGAGGCGCCGGCCGAGCTCGCCGCCGAACTGCTGCGCTTCCTCGGCGGGCCCCACGTCTGA
- a CDS encoding Nramp family divalent metal transporter: MKKVLGITLGILTAFGGFVDIGDLVANALVGSRFGMSLAWVVVVGVLGICVFAEMSGRIAAVSGRPVFDLVRERLGPRAGLVNLVASLFVNVLTLAAEIGGASLALELATGVNYLLWVPGVALVAWLVMWRVRFETMERVFGLAGLALVVFAVALWQLGPDWGGLLEQATRPQVPADEGVPTYFYYAVALLGGAMTPYEVFFFSSGGVEERWTRRDLSLSRANVFAGFPLGGLLSLAIAACAATVFLPDMAQVDSLSQMVLPVGLGLGQIGLALVIVGVFAATFGATLETALSSAYSVSQYFGWQWGKYVRPVRAARFHAVLLVSMVVATALILTTIDPIMVTEYSLVFSAAALPLTYLPVLMVANDSDYMGEKVNGRFSNFLGTIYMVLLIVVAVVAIPLMLATKAGQ; this comes from the coding sequence ATGAAGAAGGTGCTCGGGATCACCCTCGGCATCCTCACGGCCTTCGGCGGGTTCGTCGACATCGGCGACCTGGTGGCCAACGCGCTGGTCGGCTCCCGGTTCGGGATGTCGCTGGCCTGGGTGGTCGTGGTCGGGGTGCTGGGCATCTGCGTCTTCGCCGAGATGTCGGGACGGATCGCCGCCGTCTCCGGCCGGCCGGTCTTCGACCTGGTCCGCGAGCGGCTGGGGCCCCGGGCCGGCCTGGTCAATCTGGTCGCGTCGCTGTTCGTGAACGTGCTCACCCTGGCCGCCGAGATCGGCGGCGCCTCCCTGGCGCTGGAGCTGGCGACCGGGGTGAACTACCTGCTCTGGGTGCCCGGCGTGGCGCTGGTCGCCTGGCTGGTGATGTGGCGGGTCAGGTTCGAGACCATGGAGCGCGTCTTCGGCCTGGCGGGGCTGGCCCTGGTGGTGTTCGCCGTCGCCCTGTGGCAGCTCGGCCCCGACTGGGGCGGCCTGCTGGAGCAGGCGACCCGGCCCCAGGTGCCCGCCGACGAGGGCGTGCCGACCTACTTCTACTACGCCGTCGCCCTGCTCGGCGGGGCGATGACACCCTACGAGGTGTTCTTCTTCTCCTCCGGCGGGGTCGAGGAGCGCTGGACGCGCAGGGACCTGTCGCTCTCCCGGGCGAACGTGTTCGCCGGGTTCCCGCTGGGCGGCCTGCTGTCACTGGCCATCGCCGCCTGCGCCGCCACGGTCTTCCTGCCCGACATGGCGCAGGTGGACAGCCTCAGCCAGATGGTGCTGCCGGTCGGCCTCGGCCTGGGGCAGATCGGCCTGGCCCTGGTGATCGTGGGCGTGTTCGCCGCGACCTTCGGCGCCACCCTGGAGACCGCGCTGTCGTCGGCGTACTCGGTCAGCCAGTACTTCGGCTGGCAGTGGGGCAAATACGTCCGCCCGGTACGGGCCGCCCGGTTCCACGCGGTCCTGCTCGTCTCGATGGTCGTGGCGACGGCGCTGATCCTCACCACCATCGACCCGATCATGGTGACCGAATACTCGCTGGTCTTCTCCGCGGCCGCGCTCCCGCTCACCTACCTGCCGGTGCTGATGGTCGCCAACGACTCCGACTACATGGGGGAGAAGGTCAACGGCCGCTTCAGCAACTTCCTGGGGACCATTTACATGGTGCTGCTCATCGTGGTGGCGGTGGTGGCGATCCCGTTGATGCTCGCGACGAAGGCGGGGCAATGA